A single Dechloromonas denitrificans DNA region contains:
- a CDS encoding site-2 protease family protein, whose translation MLESLIQTIAVAALPVIFAITLHEAAHGYAARHFGDPTAWQQGRISLNPIRHIDLVGTIIIPAAILLFSGGSFLFGYAKPVPVDFSRLRNPKRDMLWVAAAGPGANLFMAFCWAFMLKLAWLMPGNDFTVPLSEMGKIGIMVNCVLMVLNLLPLPPLDGGRIAVSLLPHRLAWKFASIERWGFPILLLLLFTGVLGAVMNPLVLLSARAIESIFGLY comes from the coding sequence ATGCTCGAAAGCTTGATCCAGACGATTGCCGTTGCCGCATTGCCGGTGATCTTCGCGATTACCCTGCACGAGGCGGCGCACGGTTATGCGGCGCGTCATTTCGGCGACCCGACCGCCTGGCAGCAAGGGCGGATCAGTCTCAACCCGATTCGTCACATCGATCTGGTCGGGACCATCATCATTCCGGCAGCCATTCTGCTGTTTTCCGGCGGCAGCTTTCTCTTCGGTTATGCCAAGCCGGTGCCGGTCGATTTCAGCCGCTTGCGCAACCCAAAGCGCGACATGCTTTGGGTTGCCGCAGCCGGGCCCGGGGCCAATCTGTTCATGGCCTTCTGCTGGGCCTTCATGCTCAAGCTGGCCTGGCTAATGCCGGGCAACGATTTCACGGTCCCCCTGTCGGAAATGGGCAAGATCGGCATCATGGTCAATTGCGTGCTGATGGTGCTCAATCTGTTGCCGTTGCCGCCGCTTGATGGCGGACGGATTGCCGTCAGCCTGTTGCCGCACCGCCTGGCCTGGAAATTTGCCAGTATCGAGCGCTGGGGCTTTCCGATATTGCTGCTCCTGTTGTTTACCGGCGTCCTTGGCGCCGTCATGAACCCGCTGGTCTTACTCTCGGCGCGGGCCATCGAATCCATTTTTGGGCTTTATTGA
- a CDS encoding tryptophan--tRNA ligase has translation MYAERVLSGMRPTGALHLGHYHGVLKNWVRLQHEYPCLFFVADWHALTTQYDNPQGIEKATWDMVIDWLAAGVDPNQSTLFIQSKVPEHAELHLLMSMMTPLGWLERVPTYKDQQEKMAGKDLTTYGFLGYPLLMSADILIYRADKVPVGEDQIPHVEFTRELARRFNHMYGREPGFEDKAREAVKKLGSKKARLYEELRTRYQQNGDKEAVEQAKAMLNEIQHLSALDRERLFGFLEGTGKMILVEPGYLLTEASKMPGLDGQKMSKSYHNTITMRESEESVSKKVRSMPTDPARVRRNDPGEPTKCPVWQLHQVYSNDACKEWVQQGCRTAGIGCLECKQPVIDGILREQAPMRERAQVYLDDPTLVKNIIADGCEKARELARETMRDVRESMGLEYH, from the coding sequence ATGTACGCAGAACGTGTTCTTTCCGGCATGCGCCCGACCGGCGCCTTGCACCTTGGCCACTATCACGGTGTTCTCAAAAACTGGGTTAGGCTCCAGCACGAATACCCCTGCCTGTTCTTCGTCGCCGACTGGCATGCGCTGACCACGCAGTACGACAACCCGCAGGGTATTGAAAAAGCGACCTGGGACATGGTCATCGACTGGCTCGCTGCTGGCGTCGATCCCAATCAGTCCACCTTGTTCATTCAGTCGAAAGTGCCGGAACACGCCGAACTGCATCTGCTGATGTCGATGATGACGCCGCTCGGCTGGCTGGAGCGCGTGCCGACCTATAAGGATCAGCAGGAAAAGATGGCCGGCAAGGATTTGACGACCTATGGTTTCCTCGGCTATCCGCTGCTGATGAGTGCCGACATCCTGATCTACCGCGCCGACAAGGTGCCGGTCGGCGAGGACCAGATTCCGCACGTCGAATTCACCCGCGAACTGGCGCGCCGCTTCAACCACATGTATGGCCGCGAGCCGGGTTTTGAGGACAAGGCACGCGAAGCGGTCAAGAAGCTGGGCAGCAAGAAGGCGCGACTCTATGAAGAGCTGCGCACGCGTTACCAGCAGAATGGCGATAAGGAAGCCGTCGAGCAGGCCAAGGCCATGCTCAACGAAATTCAGCATCTTTCGGCGCTTGACCGTGAGCGCCTGTTCGGTTTCCTCGAAGGTACCGGCAAGATGATCCTGGTCGAACCAGGTTATCTGCTGACCGAGGCTTCCAAGATGCCGGGCCTGGATGGGCAGAAGATGTCCAAGTCCTATCACAACACGATCACCATGCGCGAATCCGAGGAATCGGTCAGCAAGAAGGTCAGAAGCATGCCGACCGATCCGGCCCGGGTGCGTCGCAACGATCCAGGCGAGCCCACCAAGTGCCCGGTCTGGCAGTTGCATCAGGTCTATTCCAACGATGCTTGCAAGGAATGGGTGCAGCAAGGCTGCCGCACTGCCGGTATCGGCTGTCTCGAATGCAAGCAGCCGGTGATCGACGGCATCCTGCGCGAACAGGCGCCGATGCGCGAACGGGCGCAGGTCTATCTCGACGATCCGACGTTGGTCAAGAACATCATTGCCGACGGCTGCGAGAAGGCTCGCGAACTGGCTCGCGAAACGATGCGCGACGTCCGGGAATCGATGGGGCTGGAATACCATTGA
- a CDS encoding lipid-A-disaccharide synthase N-terminal domain-containing protein, whose amino-acid sequence MDNLDIEALVWIGIGFAGQALFMMRFVIQWWSSEKAKRVVIPVAFWYFSLAGSLVLVVYAIHRKDPVFIFGQALPLVIYLRNLHLHYKSKGRSAAS is encoded by the coding sequence ATGGATAACCTTGATATCGAGGCGTTGGTCTGGATCGGCATTGGCTTCGCCGGCCAGGCGCTGTTCATGATGCGCTTCGTCATCCAGTGGTGGAGCAGTGAGAAGGCCAAGCGGGTGGTGATCCCGGTCGCCTTCTGGTATTTCAGTCTGGCCGGTAGCCTGGTGCTGGTCGTCTATGCCATTCATCGCAAAGACCCGGTATTTATTTTTGGTCAGGCGCTGCCGCTGGTGATCTATCTGCGCAACCTTCATCTGCATTACAAGAGCAAGGGCCGCAGCGCGGCTTCGTGA
- a CDS encoding segregation and condensation protein A codes for MNAVIESPQAALFSPVARIYGQPLEHLPQDLYIPPDALAIMLDAFEGPLDLLLYLIRKANVDILDIPMAPLTRQYLTYIDSMQATNLELAADYLVMAAMLIEIKSRMLLPRHRLGEGDEAEDPRAELVRRLMEYEQMKIAGQKLNELPQAEREFFWVETLVEKSLYVRHPDVSVADLKEAWDAIFRQARLTKSHKISREELSVREHMGIILRLLQERGGFVQFETMFDPEMGAPGLVVHFLAMLELAREKLVEFTQTEAFQPIYVRVHQGGTEPGQEGA; via the coding sequence ATGAATGCGGTCATCGAGTCGCCCCAGGCGGCGCTCTTCTCGCCGGTTGCCCGGATCTATGGCCAGCCGCTTGAGCATCTGCCGCAGGATCTCTATATCCCGCCCGATGCACTGGCGATCATGCTCGATGCCTTCGAGGGGCCGCTTGACCTACTGCTCTATCTGATCCGCAAGGCCAACGTCGATATTCTCGATATCCCGATGGCGCCGCTGACCCGGCAGTACCTGACGTATATCGACAGCATGCAGGCGACCAATCTCGAATTGGCGGCCGATTATCTGGTGATGGCGGCCATGCTGATCGAGATCAAGTCGCGCATGCTGTTGCCGCGCCACAGGCTGGGCGAGGGCGACGAGGCCGAAGATCCGCGGGCGGAATTGGTACGCCGGCTGATGGAATACGAGCAGATGAAAATCGCCGGCCAGAAGCTGAACGAGTTGCCGCAGGCCGAACGGGAGTTTTTCTGGGTCGAAACGCTGGTCGAGAAGTCGCTCTACGTGCGCCATCCGGATGTTTCGGTGGCCGATCTGAAAGAGGCCTGGGATGCCATTTTTCGCCAGGCCAGACTGACCAAGAGTCACAAAATCAGCCGCGAAGAGTTGTCGGTACGCGAACATATGGGCATCATCCTGCGTCTGCTGCAGGAGCGTGGTGGTTTCGTCCAGTTTGAAACGATGTTCGATCCCGAAATGGGCGCCCCTGGCCTGGTTGTTCATTTTCTCGCGATGCTGGAGCTGGCACGCGAAAAGCTGGTCGAATTTACCCAAACCGAGGCTTTTCAGCCCATTTACGTGAGAGTGCATCAAGGTGGAACCGAGCCTGGTCAAGAAGGTGCTTGA
- the scpB gene encoding SMC-Scp complex subunit ScpB, producing the protein MTPLELRKMFDEELSTDVLRKLLSELREEWAERPVELIQLASGWRFRTRAEYLPYLERLNPEKPPRYSRAMLETLAIIAYRQPVTRGDIEEIRGVAVNANVIKTLEERGWIDVVGHRDTPGRPALFATTKQFLDDLGLRAVSELPPLEQISQTLELNHEN; encoded by the coding sequence ATGACGCCGCTCGAGTTGCGCAAGATGTTCGACGAGGAGTTGTCGACGGACGTCCTGCGGAAATTGCTGAGTGAGCTGCGCGAGGAATGGGCCGAGCGGCCGGTCGAGCTGATCCAGTTGGCCTCCGGCTGGCGTTTCCGGACGCGCGCCGAATATCTGCCTTACCTTGAGCGCCTGAATCCGGAAAAACCGCCACGGTATTCGCGTGCCATGCTTGAAACCCTCGCCATCATCGCCTACCGTCAGCCGGTGACGCGCGGCGATATCGAGGAAATTCGCGGCGTTGCCGTTAACGCCAACGTTATCAAGACGTTGGAAGAGCGGGGCTGGATCGACGTCGTCGGCCACCGCGACACGCCGGGCCGCCCGGCACTATTTGCCACGACGAAACAATTTCTCGATGATCTGGGACTGCGTGCCGTCAGCGAACTGCCGCCGCTTGAACAAATCAGCCAGACACTGGAGCTGAACCATGAAAACTAA
- the rluB gene encoding 23S rRNA pseudouridine(2605) synthase RluB, translated as MKTKRTPFRQSPKNSDGAFDNRVAVAAVDQDEEPRQRGARREAAAAQAVEAPAKPKRQRMGPASGRANRGAVGRNGKPLLESKPERLQKVLAQAGIGSRREMEEWIAAGRISVNGVTAQLGQSVVPTDKVKIGGRLVNLRFTTTKTPRIVMYHKPEGEIVSRDDPEGRPSVFNALPRIRGGRWIAVGRLDFNTSGLLLFTTSGELANKLTHPSSELVRDYAVRVLGELTLESQKLLLEGIQLEDGPASFASLEDAGGEGANHWYRATIYEGRNREVRRMFEAVGCTVSRLIRVRYGPFGLPPQLKRGRVHELNEVEVKAFMRELDKMIKPEEMPPEGA; from the coding sequence ATGAAAACTAAACGTACTCCCTTCCGCCAGTCGCCGAAAAATAGCGATGGTGCCTTCGATAATCGTGTTGCGGTGGCTGCCGTTGATCAAGATGAAGAACCGCGCCAGCGCGGGGCGCGTCGTGAGGCAGCGGCGGCGCAGGCGGTAGAAGCGCCGGCCAAGCCGAAGCGGCAACGTATGGGGCCGGCGTCGGGGCGGGCCAATCGCGGTGCCGTCGGGCGCAATGGCAAGCCACTGCTCGAATCTAAGCCGGAACGCCTGCAGAAAGTACTGGCTCAGGCCGGTATCGGTTCGCGCCGCGAAATGGAGGAGTGGATTGCCGCCGGCCGGATCAGCGTCAATGGTGTGACCGCTCAGCTCGGTCAGAGCGTGGTGCCGACCGACAAGGTCAAGATCGGTGGTCGCTTGGTCAATTTGCGCTTCACCACCACCAAGACGCCCCGCATTGTCATGTATCACAAGCCGGAAGGCGAGATCGTCTCGCGCGACGATCCGGAGGGGCGCCCTTCGGTGTTCAATGCTTTGCCGCGAATCCGTGGCGGGCGATGGATCGCGGTCGGTCGCCTGGATTTCAATACCTCGGGCCTGTTGCTGTTCACGACCTCGGGCGAGTTGGCCAACAAGTTGACCCATCCGAGCTCGGAACTGGTGCGTGATTATGCTGTCCGCGTGCTTGGCGAGCTGACGCTGGAATCGCAAAAGTTGCTGCTGGAAGGGATCCAGCTCGAAGACGGCCCGGCCAGTTTCGCTAGTCTGGAGGATGCCGGCGGCGAGGGGGCCAATCACTGGTATCGCGCCACAATCTACGAAGGTCGCAATCGCGAAGTGCGCCGGATGTTCGAAGCGGTAGGGTGTACGGTCAGTCGCCTGATTCGTGTTCGTTACGGTCCGTTCGGTTTGCCGCCGCAGTTGAAGCGGGGACGCGTGCACGAGTTGAACGAGGTCGAAGTCAAGGCATTCATGCGCGAGTTGGACAAAATGATCAAGCCGGAGGAAATGCCCCCGGAAGGTGCATAA
- the rimP gene encoding ribosome maturation factor RimP, which yields MDLNTLLETTVVGLGYELVDVEMSPRGRTIRVFIDVPSKESGIDVEDCAKVSNQLSRVFEVENIDFDRLEISSPGLDRVVKKAEDFERFAGQDIQIKVRIPHGGRRNFQGELLGCKDGKVGLRLEKDEVELEFTNIEKARLVPRFD from the coding sequence ATGGATTTAAACACGCTGCTTGAAACGACCGTTGTCGGTCTGGGTTATGAACTCGTTGATGTCGAGATGTCGCCGCGCGGCCGCACCATTCGCGTCTTCATAGATGTGCCGAGCAAGGAGAGCGGCATTGATGTCGAGGACTGCGCCAAGGTATCAAACCAGTTGTCGCGTGTTTTTGAGGTCGAGAATATTGATTTCGACCGCCTCGAAATATCCTCGCCGGGTCTGGATCGTGTCGTCAAAAAAGCCGAAGATTTCGAGCGATTTGCCGGTCAGGATATTCAGATCAAGGTACGAATTCCACATGGCGGTCGCCGCAATTTCCAGGGCGAACTGCTGGGCTGCAAAGACGGCAAGGTTGGTCTGCGCCTGGAAAAAGATGAAGTGGAACTGGAATTCACCAATATCGAGAAGGCACGTCTGGTGCCTCGTTTCGACTGA
- the nusA gene encoding transcription termination factor NusA: protein MSREILLLVDALAREKNVSKDIVFGALELALASATKKRIHDEADVRISIDRNTGGFESFRRWQVVPDNEYVNEYLEVPLSEAQKDDPEIEAGDSLEEPLEPIDFGRIGAQAAKQVILQKIRDAEREQILADFLERKEHVVSGTIKRMERGNAIIEAGKIEALLPRDQMIPKENLRVGDRIRAYLLRIDRNARGPQIILSRTAPEFVIKLFDMEVPEISDGLMELKACARDPGLRAKIAVKSNDPRVDPIGTCVGLRGSRVTAVRNEIGGENIDIVLWSADPAQFVIGALSPAEVSSIVVDEEKHSMDVVVDEDNLAIAIGRSGQNVRLASELTGWTINLMTQDESAKRSEAESAATRVIFMDKLDIDEELADLMIEEGFSTLEEVAYVPLAEMLEIEGLDEDIVNELRNRARNVLLTEAIATEEQLESVAEDLIGLDGMSKELAAKLAGNGVKTRDDLAELAVDELTELTGIDEERAKELILKARAHWFE from the coding sequence ATGAGCCGTGAAATTTTGCTGCTGGTCGATGCTCTGGCCCGCGAAAAGAACGTCAGCAAGGACATCGTTTTCGGTGCGCTTGAACTGGCGCTCGCGTCCGCGACCAAAAAACGCATCCATGATGAAGCCGATGTGCGCATCTCAATTGATCGCAACACCGGTGGTTTCGAGTCCTTCCGTCGCTGGCAGGTCGTGCCAGATAACGAATACGTCAATGAATACCTCGAGGTGCCGCTGTCCGAGGCACAAAAAGATGATCCGGAGATCGAAGCCGGCGACTCCCTGGAAGAGCCGCTGGAACCGATCGATTTCGGTCGCATCGGTGCTCAGGCGGCCAAGCAGGTGATCCTGCAGAAGATCCGCGACGCCGAGCGCGAGCAGATCCTGGCCGACTTCCTGGAGCGCAAGGAACATGTCGTTTCTGGCACCATCAAGCGGATGGAGCGCGGTAACGCGATTATCGAAGCTGGCAAGATCGAAGCCTTGCTGCCCCGCGACCAGATGATCCCGAAGGAGAATCTCCGGGTCGGCGACCGTATTCGGGCCTACCTGCTGCGCATCGACCGCAATGCCCGCGGCCCGCAGATTATTCTGTCGCGTACCGCGCCGGAATTCGTCATCAAGCTGTTCGACATGGAAGTGCCGGAAATCTCCGACGGCCTGATGGAACTCAAGGCTTGTGCCCGCGACCCCGGTCTGCGTGCCAAGATTGCCGTCAAGTCGAACGATCCGCGGGTCGATCCGATCGGCACCTGTGTCGGTCTGCGCGGCTCGCGTGTTACTGCCGTGCGTAACGAAATCGGCGGCGAGAACATCGATATCGTGCTGTGGTCTGCTGATCCGGCCCAGTTCGTCATTGGCGCATTGTCGCCGGCGGAAGTCTCCTCGATCGTTGTCGATGAGGAGAAGCATTCGATGGACGTCGTGGTCGATGAAGATAATCTGGCCATCGCCATCGGGCGCAGCGGACAAAATGTCCGCCTCGCTTCCGAGCTGACCGGCTGGACCATCAACCTGATGACCCAGGATGAGTCAGCCAAGCGTTCCGAAGCAGAATCCGCCGCGACGCGGGTCATCTTCATGGACAAGCTTGATATCGATGAAGAGCTGGCCGATCTGATGATCGAGGAAGGTTTCTCGACGCTGGAAGAAGTGGCCTATGTGCCGCTGGCTGAAATGCTCGAAATCGAGGGGCTGGACGAAGACATCGTTAACGAGTTGCGTAATCGCGCCCGTAATGTCTTGTTGACTGAAGCGATTGCCACCGAAGAACAGCTGGAAAGTGTCGCCGAAGACCTGATCGGTCTCGATGGCATGAGCAAGGAACTGGCCGCCAAATTGGCCGGAAATGGCGTCAAGACCCGCGATGACCTCGCTGAGCTGGCGGTGGATGAACTCACGGAATTGACCGGCATCGACGAAGAGCGTGCCAAGGAACTTATTCTGAAGGCACGGGCTCACTGGTTCGAGTGA
- the infB gene encoding translation initiation factor IF-2 has translation MSATTVSQFAVELKMPVTALLEQLGKAGVGKEGSNDMLNDQDKAKLLDYLRRAHGDESKTKITLTRKQTSEIKATDAHGRARTVQVEVRKKRVLVKRELGEHLPEAAMKDDEFPAEASEIEEFTEPTPIPEPVVELPPEPEPVPEPQPEPEPEPVPEPQPEPEPVVEAPVAAPVAPPPVAPTRASIIGESELRAREEQDRRHSQLREIQERELRQKQAREADMVRMRQQAELASLAAKAAEQAKQEAAALAAAQPPAAEKGTLHKKPDAPGKDAKKGGNGRADEGKKKPGIKTRSSDTGSSWKSGRGGHKKHGHATDDGQGSFQAPTEQVVREVHVPETISVSDLAHKMAVKAIEIIKVMMKMGSMVTINQVLDQETAMIVVEEMGHKAFAAKLDDPDAFLEESLVGEQKDVPKEPRAPVVTVMGHVDHGKTSLLDYIRRAKVAAGEAGGITQHIGAYHVETDRGMVTFLDTPGHEAFTAMRARGAKATDIVILVVAADDGVMPQTKEAIHHAKAAGVPLVVAVNKIDKPDANLDRVKQELVAEGVIPEEYGGDSPFVPVSAKKGTGIDELLEQVLLQAEVLELTAQKDAPAKGLIIEARLDKGRGAVATMLVLSGTLRRGDVVLAGQVSGRVRAMLDENGKPITEAGPSIPVEILGLSDVPAAGEEAIVLADEKKAREIALFRQGKYRDVKLAKQQAAKLENMFQQMEEGEVKTLPLIVKADVQGSQEALVQTLAKLSNEEVRVQIIHGAVGGISESDVNLAQASGAVIIGFNTRADANSRKLAETFGVDIRYYNVIYDAVDEVKAALSGMLSPEKREQITGMVEIRQVFHVSKVGAIAGCYVLEGLIKRNSRVRLLRNNVVQWDGELDSLKRFKDDVKEVRSNFECGLSLKNNNDILVGDHLEAYEIQEVARSL, from the coding sequence ATGTCTGCAACAACAGTTTCACAATTTGCCGTTGAACTTAAAATGCCGGTTACGGCCCTGCTCGAGCAATTGGGCAAGGCCGGCGTCGGCAAAGAAGGTAGCAACGATATGCTGAACGATCAGGACAAGGCCAAGCTGCTCGATTATCTGCGCCGGGCGCATGGTGACGAGTCGAAGACCAAGATTACCCTGACCCGCAAGCAGACGTCAGAAATCAAGGCCACCGACGCGCATGGTCGAGCCCGCACCGTTCAGGTCGAGGTGCGCAAGAAGCGCGTCCTGGTCAAGCGCGAGTTGGGTGAGCATCTGCCGGAGGCGGCAATGAAAGATGATGAGTTTCCGGCGGAAGCCAGCGAAATTGAAGAATTTACCGAACCGACGCCGATTCCGGAGCCGGTCGTCGAGTTGCCACCCGAGCCGGAACCCGTTCCCGAGCCCCAGCCGGAACCCGAGCCGGAGCCTGTTCCCGAGCCCCAACCGGAGCCCGAACCTGTCGTTGAGGCGCCCGTTGCTGCGCCGGTTGCGCCGCCCCCCGTTGCGCCAACGCGTGCTTCCATCATTGGCGAAAGCGAACTGCGGGCTCGTGAGGAGCAGGATCGTCGCCACTCCCAGTTGCGTGAAATTCAGGAACGCGAGTTACGGCAAAAGCAGGCTCGCGAAGCCGATATGGTGCGCATGCGCCAGCAGGCCGAGCTTGCTTCGCTCGCTGCCAAGGCGGCCGAACAGGCAAAGCAGGAAGCCGCTGCGCTAGCCGCCGCACAGCCCCCGGCTGCTGAAAAAGGAACGTTGCACAAGAAGCCGGATGCGCCGGGCAAGGATGCCAAGAAGGGCGGCAACGGCCGCGCCGACGAGGGCAAGAAAAAGCCGGGTATCAAGACGCGTTCTTCCGATACCGGCAGTTCCTGGAAGAGCGGGCGCGGTGGCCACAAAAAGCACGGCCACGCGACTGATGATGGTCAGGGCAGCTTCCAGGCGCCGACCGAACAGGTTGTTCGTGAAGTTCATGTGCCGGAAACCATTTCCGTCTCCGATCTGGCCCACAAGATGGCTGTCAAGGCGATCGAAATCATCAAGGTGATGATGAAAATGGGTTCGATGGTGACGATCAATCAGGTGCTGGACCAGGAAACGGCCATGATCGTGGTCGAGGAAATGGGCCACAAGGCATTTGCTGCCAAGCTGGACGATCCGGATGCCTTCCTCGAAGAGTCTCTGGTCGGCGAGCAGAAGGATGTGCCGAAGGAGCCCCGCGCTCCGGTGGTTACCGTCATGGGTCACGTCGACCACGGCAAGACCTCGCTGCTCGACTACATTCGCCGTGCCAAGGTGGCGGCCGGTGAAGCGGGCGGTATTACCCAGCATATCGGTGCCTACCACGTCGAAACCGACCGTGGCATGGTTACCTTCCTCGACACCCCGGGTCACGAGGCGTTTACCGCCATGCGTGCCCGTGGCGCCAAGGCGACCGACATCGTCATCCTGGTCGTGGCGGCCGACGACGGCGTCATGCCGCAGACCAAGGAAGCGATTCACCACGCCAAGGCGGCCGGTGTGCCGCTGGTTGTCGCGGTCAACAAGATCGACAAGCCCGATGCCAACCTGGATCGCGTCAAGCAGGAACTGGTTGCCGAGGGCGTCATCCCGGAAGAGTATGGTGGCGATTCGCCTTTCGTGCCGGTTTCGGCGAAAAAAGGCACTGGCATCGACGAGTTGCTGGAGCAGGTGTTGCTGCAGGCCGAAGTTCTTGAGCTGACTGCGCAGAAGGATGCGCCGGCCAAGGGGCTGATCATCGAAGCGCGTCTCGACAAGGGACGTGGTGCCGTGGCGACCATGCTGGTTCTGTCCGGTACCTTGCGGCGTGGCGACGTCGTGCTGGCCGGTCAGGTCTCCGGTCGGGTCCGTGCCATGCTCGATGAGAATGGCAAGCCGATCACCGAAGCGGGGCCGTCGATTCCGGTCGAGATTCTCGGTTTGTCGGATGTGCCGGCGGCAGGTGAAGAAGCCATTGTGCTGGCTGATGAAAAGAAGGCTCGCGAAATCGCGCTCTTCCGTCAAGGCAAGTACCGCGACGTCAAGCTGGCCAAGCAACAGGCCGCCAAGCTCGAAAACATGTTCCAGCAGATGGAAGAGGGCGAGGTCAAGACCCTGCCGCTTATCGTCAAGGCCGACGTGCAAGGTTCGCAGGAGGCGCTGGTGCAAACTCTGGCCAAGCTGTCGAACGAAGAGGTTCGTGTCCAGATCATTCACGGCGCGGTCGGCGGTATCAGCGAATCCGACGTCAATCTGGCGCAGGCTTCCGGTGCGGTCATCATCGGCTTCAACACGCGGGCCGATGCCAACTCCCGCAAGCTGGCCGAGACCTTCGGCGTTGATATCCGTTACTACAACGTGATCTATGACGCGGTCGACGAGGTCAAGGCGGCGCTTTCCGGCATGCTCTCGCCAGAGAAGCGCGAGCAGATCACCGGTATGGTCGAGATCCGCCAGGTCTTTCACGTTTCCAAGGTCGGCGCCATTGCCGGCTGTTACGTGCTGGAAGGTCTCATCAAGCGCAATTCGCGCGTCCGCCTGTTGCGCAACAACGTTGTGCAGTGGGACGGCGAGCTGGATTCGCTCAAGCGCTTCAAGGATGACGTCAAGGAAGTTCGCAGCAACTTCGAATGTGGTCTGTCGCTCAAGAACAATAACGACATTCTCGTCGGCGACCATCTCGAAGCTTACGAAATCCAGGAAGTGGCGCGCTCGCTGTAA
- the rbfA gene encoding 30S ribosome-binding factor RbfA yields MKKKGFQRSDRVAEQVRRDLADLIRTELKDPRVGMISLTAVELTPDYAHAKVFFATLNDEHLEEVERGLKRAAGFLRRELGRRIHIHTLPELHFVYDDSIVHGASMSLLIEQANALSDLTPED; encoded by the coding sequence ATGAAAAAGAAGGGATTTCAGCGTAGTGATCGGGTCGCGGAGCAAGTTCGTCGCGACCTTGCCGACCTGATTCGTACCGAGTTGAAGGATCCGCGTGTCGGCATGATCAGCCTGACGGCTGTTGAGCTGACACCGGATTATGCCCACGCCAAGGTCTTCTTCGCGACGCTCAATGACGAGCATCTGGAAGAGGTCGAGCGTGGCCTGAAGCGTGCCGCCGGCTTTCTGCGGCGCGAATTGGGACGGCGAATCCATATTCATACCTTGCCGGAGTTGCACTTCGTCTACGACGATTCGATCGTTCACGGTGCCAGCATGTCGCTGCTCATCGAGCAGGCCAACGCACTCAGCGACCTGACGCCGGAAGACTGA
- the truB gene encoding tRNA pseudouridine(55) synthase TruB: protein MQVKKTWKQVDGVLLLDKPIGLTSNDALQKARRLFSAAKGGHTGTLDPLATGLLPLCFGEATKFSADLLDADKTYEAIVKLGITTDSGDAEGVVIASAPVNVSENDISRVLPQFTGDIQQIPPMHSALKRNGRPLYELARQGIEVERELRAVTIYTIDCLNFSGDSLTLRVACSKGTYIRVLAADIGQALGCGAHLTGLRRTMVGDLDLANAVTLAELEALDEAGRAGRLQPVDALLLSLPVMTVEGEAAERFRHGNPVDLPDDLAGKIRVYADDRLIGVGEPGSDGRLWPKRLVQLAA from the coding sequence ATGCAAGTCAAGAAGACCTGGAAACAGGTCGATGGTGTTTTGTTGCTCGACAAACCGATCGGCCTGACCTCCAACGATGCTCTGCAAAAGGCCCGGCGCTTGTTTTCGGCTGCGAAGGGCGGGCACACCGGAACTCTTGATCCGCTGGCGACCGGCTTGTTGCCGCTCTGTTTCGGTGAGGCGACCAAGTTTTCGGCTGACCTCCTCGATGCCGACAAGACCTACGAAGCGATTGTCAAATTGGGCATCACAACTGATTCGGGCGATGCCGAAGGGGTGGTGATCGCTAGCGCTCCGGTCAACGTCTCCGAAAATGATATTTCTCGGGTGTTGCCGCAATTTACCGGCGATATTCAGCAAATCCCGCCCATGCACTCGGCGCTCAAGCGGAATGGCCGGCCGCTCTACGAGTTGGCGCGCCAGGGAATCGAAGTCGAGCGGGAGCTGCGGGCGGTGACTATCTACACCATCGACTGCCTGAATTTTTCCGGCGATAGCCTGACCTTGCGTGTGGCTTGCAGCAAAGGAACCTATATCCGCGTCCTGGCGGCCGACATCGGACAGGCGCTCGGTTGTGGCGCGCATCTGACCGGGCTGCGTCGCACCATGGTCGGTGATCTCGATCTGGCCAATGCCGTCACCTTGGCTGAACTGGAGGCGCTGGATGAAGCGGGGCGGGCAGGGCGCCTGCAACCGGTCGATGCCTTGTTGCTCAGTTTGCCGGTGATGACCGTCGAGGGCGAGGCGGCCGAACGCTTTCGTCATGGCAATCCGGTTGATTTGCCGGACGATCTAGCCGGAAAAATTCGTGTCTATGCCGATGACCGACTGATCGGCGTCGGCGAGCCGGGAAGCGATGGCCGCTTGTGGCCGAAACGACTGGTGCAATTGGCTGCTTAA